The genomic stretch CGGTTTCAAAGATCTCTTTCCCAAAGACTCTTAGGGAGTGCGAGCACCCTAGGCTGGTTCTGTGTGAGGTTGCGTGCAGGGCATACGATTTTGTTGCTAAGTGAAAGTTGCTTGAAAGCACCATTTGTGACCTGCAGGGAGCATCTCTGGGGATCATGTGTGTGACTGAACTTGTTTGTTATGGAAGACTTGAAGGAAAGACTTCAGTTGTCATTGGAGCCATGGAAGAGCAGTAGACCAATTTCACAGAAGAcgttttgcttttctcatttggTTTGTCTCCGTGTGTCTATCCTAGGGGCTGGGGATTCATTACACGCAGGTAGGAAGGATGTTATTGTGATAGGGGCACCTAATCAGGAACCCACCACCGTTGGTTTTTCTCCCCCAGCGTGTTGATGTGATCATGTGACATGGATGTGAACTGGAATGGATGACTTGGTTTTCATCTTTCCCAGTTTTGTTTAAGGGTGACCTTTCCCTGGTCAGAACTTCCTTGCAATTGAAATATGTATTAAAATGGGAGAAGAAGCCTGTGGAGCACCAGAAAGGAGAAGATGGGAAGGTATTTCCCTGGAGAAATGCTGGTGTTTTGCtggggcctgtgtgtgtgttgggctgTTTTTAACTGAAGGGTATGTTTCAGTTGATCTGACTGTGCTTGGTTCTGAAAGTGAGGCTTTGAGTTTCCAATGTTGTTAGTTTTGAGTTGGTTTGTGTAACAATACGGATTCCCCAGATCAAGGCCAGTCAGGAGGCTGCAGACTCCACAGGTTAACTGAGCTGTAATGCACTCCTTGGGGCTAGTTCTGGAAACCAGTATGAGCTTTATTGTAAATCCTAGAGCCTTTGCAGACTTCTATTCCCATGCGGTCCACATTCTCAGGAGTGTTTACATGTTTACATGTGCATTGGAAAGAACTGCTGTGGAGTGAGGAGAGAAAGGGTACTCACTGAAAAATGGCATTTTCCTCATTTTGGCCTCCAAACACATGACAGGGTCAGGAGCTTTGGAATTTTCCGTGGtcgtttgttttctgctttttgagtGACTTTTATACTGTGGTAATTTCGTTTAGGTCAATTTGTCCTAAAAGTAAAACCAATAAGTATCCTtctcattagtttttttttaaataacagtatgtgggagaaaacaaaatatttttaaatcttttcatttctataaatTCCTAAGTACTGGtctatatttttataactttgatTCTTTAAATCACTCATCAATGATTCTTTTTAAACTCCTTATCGTTATTTCCATAACAACCCCCAATATTTCTAAGATGACTTTGGGAGGTCTTAAAATACCCACCCAGAAGTCACCATACACGGAAGCATGTGTTTCTTGCCATTTTGGTATTGCAAGAGAAAAAGCTCCACAGACTTCTTAGACTTCTGTTCATACAGAATTTTCAGTACTAAAATATCTCATGATTAGAAGAGTAGTTTGGAGGACTCTCCACTTTAACACATCCAGTTGTGAGTATTTAAACCAGTGCCCGCATTTCTGCTTGTATTCTTAAATGTGACATGTTATATACTACGTTAGCAAATAGGCCCGGTGCAGGGTTTCTGacctcaaaatgctgaagtgggagggaagggtttgcagTGTCCTTGAGGCTCTGATATGGTTCTAGCAGATCTGGCTTTTCTGGGTGCCCCTCCCAGTATGTATCGGTTTTGTGCATTTGATTTTGCTTGTGACTTCAGAGTCCTGCACTGTTGGGGACCCTCAATCCTCTTTTTAACTGGAACTGCAAGTAAATATCTTTTAACTCCTGGAATGTGTAAGACTCTTGGGTGTTGCAAAATATCTGCTATGGGTACTTTTGAACCAGCGATCCTTCGCCTTGGAGGCCTGGCAGGATCTTGTGACTTGAGCCTCTTGGGATATTTCCCAACTCCCTCAGTGTtgacttcatgttttcttttgaagATGCAAACACTATGGCTGAAGAATGACTTCAAGAGACATTTCTTGGCATGCGTGCACCTATTCAGGAGATAGCCAGTACTTACTGTGTATGTACCTGAGTTTATGTTAATggggacttaaaaaaaaaaaaagaagtgaccgCCCTCCCCACCCCATAATTTTTTGTAGCACATTAATGATGAAACAGGTTACTGTAGGTGGCAAGAGGGTTTAGTGGATTCTGGGCATTGAGAGTGAGTAGGAGCTTGTCATCTGAACAGTGGAAGGAAGGGGCTCGGAAGCAGCATCAGAGAAGGGTAGTAGTAGGAGCTGCCACTTGCTAATACTATGCCcaacacttcacacacacacacgcacgcacacacacacgcacacacacacacacacacaccatctctaCTCTCCCTGGTAGAGGTAGCACAGAACCTTTCTGGGGCAAGGCACACAAGGATGCTGCACTTCAGAGAGATAGGTAAattacccaaggtcacacagtgacTGGCCGAGCCTGATTTGTTTCCCGTGTGAAAAGTCTCTGGGCTCTTATAAAACTGATTTCACCCACAAGAGGAGTGTGAACATGCAAATATCCCTGGGTCCTGGGGGTTTGGCCCTGTTCCTCTTAGGGGAATGCTCTTCTACACATGGTGAGATGTGGTCTCATGACATCGTAGTAGCAGGATTATCTGGGGTAGTGGGCTGTAGCTGTGGGCCACAAGCAAGAGTAGTCTCAGATGGGCAGTGCTGACTCAGGAAAGTGCTGTAGAGAAAGATTTGAGGAGTTCAGgctactgtgtgtctgtgtgtgtgtgtgcacgtgtgtgtctgtgtctgagtttGCCTGCATATCTGCCTAAGTTGTCACAGGGAAAACCAGCAGTATAAGGTGAAATGTAACCGATAGCAAGGGCAGAAGTGAGTGGGCACAGGAGACTTCATGATAGTGTGGGAAGGGGCAGACACTGAGTGTTCTCCAGGTATATACACTGATACTCAGCCAGAGCAATTATTTGCAAAgaggaggttttcttttttctttctttccttttttttttttttaagttgaggaTTATGATAGCAAGAAAACATTTGCCTTCATAAAGAAAAGCTTTGAGTTTGTTCGAGTGGCCTGTGGGAGTGGAAACTCATTGGCATTTGGGCAGTGGGGCTTGAGTCCAGGAGGCATGGACGGGCAAGTCTGCAAGAGGACACAGGAGGGACTGCAGCCAATAATGGGTGCTCCCGCCACCCTGGCTATGGGCACGATCAACCAGGAAATTGTAGGAGTGGAAAACCAAGAGAGTGGCAGCTTAGGCCCACCTATCAGTAAGCCGTTATAGCTGCCACTGCCACAGGAGACCAAGAGAAGACAGTTGGACAGTTGGATATGAGGTGGTGGGCAAGTCTGTCATTCTGGTCACTAAAATATTTGACATAATACGTAATATTTGGCCTTATACAAAAATGGATTGCAATATCCTAAATTCTTGATGCTCAAAAAGTTTTATTGTGCTAACATTTTAGGAATCCCAGGGTTGATTTTTATCCTAAATGTGCTTCATGAGTTGTGTAGATGTGGGTAACGTTTACTCTTCTGAAGTACCCCTCTACCCCATCTTACCCTGAAGAGAGAGAGTTCAAATCTGGAGTCCTTTCATTGCTAGTGTATGAAAGGTGACAGAGGAAAAGCGAGCGTGGAGTGAATGAGGCTTTGGAAGAAAAACAGTGGATAAATGAGGGCCCAGTGGAGCGCTTAACCACCTAGCTCTTGAGAGGTGGGcggtgtgcgtgcgtgcgtgcgtgcgtgcgtgcatgtatatgtgtctgtaaacattgatttttttttcttttcccagagcTAGCTTTTGCTAGCAAGTTCTTGCCTAACTGGCATCTTAAAAatatgggaaagggaaggaaaggacagagagaaggggaggaaggagagagggagagaggaataaGCAAGTTCGTGTGCTTATGTATGCTCAAGGCTTTTCTAATGGTTTTGACGAACCGCCTTGCTTTTGAGGTAGGAAAAGATGCCAACTACCTTAGTGGAATATGAAGTCATCTTACGTGGACGTATCATCTTTGCATTCAGTAAGAGAAATCTGCTAGAAGtctctctgaaaataaaatttttgatcCTGCGATATCATAATCAGCCCAGGAACTGGCCTCTTTCTGTTTTAGAAGTGAGCAGAGCCTCCTCCATAAATGGCCATAATGCTTGCtgcttttcagttaaaaaaaaaaaaaaaggtgaacatCATCATCTGCTAGAAAGGAAGGTTTGAAATCTCATTTTAGAATCCAGGTGTTCCCAAAGCATTTCTTGACTCGCTACGCTGCTCTCCAGTGCTTCTTCCTTTCAGGAGTGTGAATCCCCCAAAGAGGGGACTTAACAGGGATGAAAAGGACTCCTCTTACTGTCAATCCCAGTGGGCAGAGTTCAGCCACTTTGGAGCTACTCCTTATTAATACTGGTTGAAGGAGTGAGGTGGATTATGATGACAAGCCATTTCTTTGAGACCTCAAGGAAAAATTTCCCCAGAAGACTGCTTGAAGGAAATCCCAAGCCGATGCAGAGTGGGAGAATGGGGGCTCTGCCTTTGCCCTGTCAGTTTTGTTTAGACAGGACTATTCTGGGATGGCATGTGTGCCAGAAATAGAAATTGCCAGTTTGTATTTGTATTGGTTACTGTTTCCCTTGCTCTGAGCAAATACTTGTCGTGAGccaacttaaaggaggaagagtgTATTTTGGCTGACAATTTAAGAAGGGCTACACTGTCATCGCAGTGAGCAGGGTAGCTTAGGGATCACATTGCCTCCGTAGGGAGGAAGCCCAGGGAGGGGAACACTGGTGCTTGGCTCACTTTGTTtcttcagtctgggaccccagacCACCAAATACAGGCTGGATCTTCCCACCCCAGCTTCCCCAGGCTAGAAACTCTGTAGGGGCCGTGCTCAGAGGTGTGCCTTTTGTGGCATTCTGGATCCTGTTGAGGTGAAGAATTAACATCATGTTATTCCTTATTGAGAAGCTGAGTGTCTCAGCAGACTGTAGAGATAGAAATACATGTGCGGATACTGAGCTGTGGACCAGAGGCCCAAACTGAATGGAAGTTGCTCAGCTTGTTGGGCAGAATGGCCTTAACTGATTAAAGTCGGTGACACCCAGAAACTTGAGGCTTGCACAGGAACTAGGCACACGTGTCCACGTGAGACTCTGAATAGAGGCATATTTTGTTGGTTACCGTGTGTGTTCCCAGGTTAATTAGACCTTCCAGGGAATAAGGAAATACAGAGCTTCTGGAGGATGTCTGCATACGTGAGGGAGTGCTGGACAAAGGTGCTTCCCCGTCTTTGTATAAATAGAGTGCCTCATGAAACGTGGGAGGTCCCGTGACCCGGGTGTGGGCCACAGTGCGGATGACACTTGTTTGTGCCTCACCTGCTTCATTTCCAGATCAGATCTGTCTTAAAACACCTGCCACGTGCCAGGCTGCCTGTTAAACGCTAGGTGCAGAATGGTAACCAGGAAGGCCTGATCCCTGCCGCCAGGCTGTGTACCTGTTGCATTTCTAGAGCTGTCTGTGTTGTGTTTCCTAACCCTGCCCATTCTGCTGTCCTCCTTCTCCTTCACTGTCTTGCCCGTAAACGTCccattcattctctctgctgGTGTGTGCACGGCACCTCTTGGGTACACAGCACTTCCCATGTAGTAGTAAAACTGATTGTGGCTGTGGGTTCATGCCCAATTGGGAGTCAGGTAATGAGGACAGATTTCAAAAATTACGTTTGGAGAGAAGGGCCCCTTCCATTTTGTTGATGCCTCTCGTCTGAATTCCAGATTGGCGGCGGAAGGCACACCATGAATGACCACCTCCACATCAGCAGCCACAGCCACGGGCAGATCCAGGTTCAGCAGCTGTTTGAGGATAACAGTAACAAAAGGACAGTGCTTACAACACAGCCAAATGGGCTTACGACAGTGGGCAAGACAGGCTTGCCTGTGGTGCCAGAGCGGCAGCTGGACGGCATTCACAGACGGCAGGGGAGTTCCACCTCTCTGAAGTCCATGGAAAGCATGGGGAAGGTGAAAGCCACCCCCATGACGCCCGAACAAGCGATGAAGCAATACATGCAAAAACTCACGGCCTTTGAACACCATGAGATCTTTAGCTACCCTGAAATATATTTCTTGGGTCCAAATGCTAAGAAGCGCCAAGGCATGACAGGTGGACCCAACAACGGTGGTTATGATGATGACCAGGGATCATATGTGCAGGTGCCCCATGATCATGTGGCTTACAGGTACGAGGTCCTCAAGGTCATTGGGAAGGGGAGCTTTGGGCAGGTGGTCAAGGCCTATGACCACAAAGTCCACCAGCATGTGGCCCTGAAGATGGTGCGCAACGAGAAGCGCTTCCACCGGCAGGCGGCGGAGGAGATCCGCATCCTGGAGCACCTACGGAAACAGGATAAGGACAACACCATGAACGTCATCCACATGCTGGAAAATTTTACTTTCCGCAACCACATCTGCATGACGTTTGAGTTGCTGAGCATGAACCTCTACGAGCTCATCAAGAAGAATAAGTTCCAGGGCTTCAGCCTGCCTCTGGTGCGCAAGTTTGCTCACTCGATTCTGCAATGCTTGGATGCGCTGCACAAAAACAGAATAATCCACTGTGACCTTAAGCCCGAGAACATTTTGTTAAAGCAGCAGGGTAGAAGCAGTATTAAGGTGATTGACTTTGGCTCCAGTTGTTATGAGCACCAGCGTGTTTACACGTACATCCAGTCGCGCTTTTACCGGGCTCCGGAAGTGATCCTTGGAGCCAGGTATGGCATGCCCATTGATATGTGGAGCCTGGGTTGCATCCTTGCGGAACTCCTGACGGGTTACCCCCTCTTGCCTGGGGAGGATGAAGGGGACCAGCTAGCTTGTATGATTGAACTTTTGGGCATGCCCTCCCAGAAACTCCTGGATGCTTCCAAACGAGCCAAGAATTTCGTGAGCTCCAAGGGTTATCCCCGCTACTGCACTGTCACGACTCTTTCAGATGGCTCCGTGGTCCTCAATGGAGGCCGTTCCCGGAGAGGGAAACTGAGGGGTCCGCCAGAGAGCAGAGAGTGGGGGAACGCACTGAAGGGATGCGATGATCCTCTTTTCCTTGACTTCTTAAAACAGTGTTTGGAGTGGGATCCCGCAGTCCGCATGACCCCGGGCCAGGCTCTGCGGCACCCCTGGCTCAGGAGGCGCTTGCCAAAGCCTCCGACAGGGGAGAAGACGGCGGTGAAGAGGGTCACGGACAGCACTGGTGCTATCACGTCGATTTCCAAGttacctccaccttccagctcagCTTCCAAGCTGAGGACTAATTTGGCACAGATGACAGATGCCAATGGGAATATTCAGCAGAGGACAGTGTTGCCAAAACTCGTTAGCTGAGCT from Chionomys nivalis chromosome 25, mChiNiv1.1, whole genome shotgun sequence encodes the following:
- the Dyrk2 gene encoding dual specificity tyrosine-phosphorylation-regulated kinase 2 isoform X2, with the translated sequence MRAPIQEIASTYCIGGGRHTMNDHLHISSHSHGQIQVQQLFEDNSNKRTVLTTQPNGLTTVGKTGLPVVPERQLDGIHRRQGSSTSLKSMESMGKVKATPMTPEQAMKQYMQKLTAFEHHEIFSYPEIYFLGPNAKKRQGMTGGPNNGGYDDDQGSYVQVPHDHVAYRYEVLKVIGKGSFGQVVKAYDHKVHQHVALKMVRNEKRFHRQAAEEIRILEHLRKQDKDNTMNVIHMLENFTFRNHICMTFELLSMNLYELIKKNKFQGFSLPLVRKFAHSILQCLDALHKNRIIHCDLKPENILLKQQGRSSIKVIDFGSSCYEHQRVYTYIQSRFYRAPEVILGARYGMPIDMWSLGCILAELLTGYPLLPGEDEGDQLACMIELLGMPSQKLLDASKRAKNFVSSKGYPRYCTVTTLSDGSVVLNGGRSRRGKLRGPPESREWGNALKGCDDPLFLDFLKQCLEWDPAVRMTPGQALRHPWLRRRLPKPPTGEKTAVKRVTDSTGAITSISKLPPPSSSASKLRTNLAQMTDANGNIQQRTVLPKLVS
- the Dyrk2 gene encoding dual specificity tyrosine-phosphorylation-regulated kinase 2 isoform X1 encodes the protein MLTRKPSAAAPAAYPTGRGGDTAVRQLQASPGIGAGAPRSGVGTGPPSPIALPPLRASNAATAAHTIGGGRHTMNDHLHISSHSHGQIQVQQLFEDNSNKRTVLTTQPNGLTTVGKTGLPVVPERQLDGIHRRQGSSTSLKSMESMGKVKATPMTPEQAMKQYMQKLTAFEHHEIFSYPEIYFLGPNAKKRQGMTGGPNNGGYDDDQGSYVQVPHDHVAYRYEVLKVIGKGSFGQVVKAYDHKVHQHVALKMVRNEKRFHRQAAEEIRILEHLRKQDKDNTMNVIHMLENFTFRNHICMTFELLSMNLYELIKKNKFQGFSLPLVRKFAHSILQCLDALHKNRIIHCDLKPENILLKQQGRSSIKVIDFGSSCYEHQRVYTYIQSRFYRAPEVILGARYGMPIDMWSLGCILAELLTGYPLLPGEDEGDQLACMIELLGMPSQKLLDASKRAKNFVSSKGYPRYCTVTTLSDGSVVLNGGRSRRGKLRGPPESREWGNALKGCDDPLFLDFLKQCLEWDPAVRMTPGQALRHPWLRRRLPKPPTGEKTAVKRVTDSTGAITSISKLPPPSSSASKLRTNLAQMTDANGNIQQRTVLPKLVS